The following is a genomic window from Elaeis guineensis isolate ETL-2024a chromosome 10, EG11, whole genome shotgun sequence.
GATTCCCTGTCAAATATAGATATCAGAAAGGAAGTCCACTTATTTTAAGATAGAATATTGCTAAACTTTTTCCCTCATTTAATTGCTTTTTCTGCATAGATTAATGCCTCAAATCCGCTATATGTGAGCTGAAGTTATTATTTTGCAATGACCAGGTCGATTTGCCAGCGAGAGGGAAGCTATAAGCAGGGATGAAGGTGGATGTCTTTGCCTTTACCATAGCCATTGTCTATTGTCCATTGAGTTACTATTTGCTAGTTCAGTGGTGTTCAAGAGTGTCGTTGTCTAGCACAGTATTCATTGTCTCCTTTCTATGTTGTTCATTTCATGGCATCTCTTTATATTGGACTTATCTGGCTTGTTATATGGAATTTGTTTTATACAGCTATCCTGGAGTTCGTATTTATTTTGATTCATGCGACATAATTATAACGCTTATAGATAAAACTGAATTTTAACTTTCCTTTGTGCCAGAAATGTCAACTTTTACCAAGTTTACCTCAGAGACTCCAAAGTAATGCCAAAGTGTTTCTGTCATAAGCAATACTAGATGTTGGTTATTTAGGTTGGCTGGAATAGCCAATCTAGTGTGTGTATGCATTTGCCAAATTTGAAGCCAGCCCACTGCAGCTTTTACCTCCTTTTTCTATCTGGTGTTATTTTACAAGgattgaattttatgaaaatcaaCCTCCTTTGCAATAATAGATGCACAATCATCTGCTTTGTCATTCTTTTAAATGGCAAACTATTTGTTGTGTAAATAGATATTCTTTGCATTTGTCGCTCATGGCAAGTATATTCAACACTTTGTATTCAACCTCTCTGATTCCCCAACCAAAGCTAATGTGCAGTGAAAGGATACAATTGCACCGTAATTCTGTATACTACACAAATCTTTCAAAGCATCTTCCACCTTGTAAAAGATTTGCCATGCTTGGCAAAAGCAAAACTCTTTCTTGCTTAAGATATTTTTACATCATTGTTTTTTTTGACTCTCTCCAGTACCAGTATTATGAATCAATGCTGTGCACCAAATATTGGCTTGCCGACTATCCATGATTTTTCTCGTGGATAAGGTATCAACAAAATTTAAGGCTTAAAAGGATCAAATTAAAGGCCAACTATCATATGGGCTCAAGACGACCTTCATAAGTAGATATGTTAGCTTGCCAGAAAATATGCATGTGtttcatcaaaattttgaaatgctgAACATACCACCCCATACCACATGTACATATGCAGTATTGATCCATATTGATCTGCATTGACACAGGTCTATTGTTTGTGCCAGAGAACGTTGAAATGATATGAGGTGCATACCTTTTCCACCTACCTTACTGCTACTTGATCAACATGCCTCTGTACCCCAAGATTTCAAAACTTGGTTTCACAGATGATGCCGCTAAATCTGTGCGGGATGTCTTTTTTATCCTTCACTGCCTACAAAATTTTCTATTCTGTTTCTTGTCAAGTTTTTGACAATTTAAAACATTCTACATTATTTCCATTtggtttataaattatatatcctTGTGAAAAAATGTCTCAACAATAACCTACCTTTTCGTAGACCCAACCTGTTCTTTGCATCCTTTTTTGACTTGTTCCTTGTGACAGTTTTCTTCAGTGTTTTCTcataatttttaagttctaagAAGTGCTGAAACTTTTGAACATAGTATTATGACTTTAGGATATTCTGTGATATTATCTAGCTTCATAGACATATTGTAATTTTAGCAAATATGCCTTTTTAAACTTGACCCTAACCACTATGTTAACAATACAAGCTATtcagtcaaataatttttttaaaaaaatctgatgcCTATGGGGCTTCTCAGCATACAACAGTCTTTCATTTGAAATAAACAAATATCAAGCACATTGTTCTTGGAGTCAGGATATATCTTTATGGTGTGAGAAACTGTGAAGTATGCCTGAGTTTTGATAATTCTGTATACATGCTGATATGCAAATGCCGATTATAACATCCAAAGTTGCAATATGACATCCTCCAAATTTGAGGACTAGGATACAGTGATGTATATGTATACAAGCTGATGACTGATATATAATTACAGATATGTGAATATGTTGATGATTTAAGATGTGATCAGATGGTTGTAAGTAATTTGTTGGAGAAGTCAATATTTGCAGATTATTTCTTGTCATCGATAAAGAATTTCAATTGTCATTTTCAAGGATGGTCTTATATGCGAGGGCTATACATGTTTGTTAACTGCACATGCACGCATTGAATCTTTTAGATACAGTCTTATAAAGTTTAATATGCAACCAATAATAATGAATGCAGCAGGTGCAACATATAGTGCAAATTGTCTAGCTATCTAATAGGGCATCTCAGGTGGATCATGATTACTGGCATCATAATCCTTTCCAGGTGTCTTACCTGTGGCCTAGTTACAAGGTCAGGGTCCTAGATTGCAATTCATAATTATCTGTTTCCAATTTTCTATGGAGTTAAAACATTTAGGCAATGATGGAGCTTGTTCCTTGCTCCCTTTTTAAGTCACATGTGGATAGTTAATGTTCTGTATTGGCATAACATAACTGCTAcaaattgtccaaactttttctgATATTTAGATATTCTGGTGTAAATTCTGTCATGATGTTATTCTGTAGTAAGATAGCTCCATTATAACCTGGGTGTCACAGGTTTGAAACACAAAAACAACCTCTCTGTATGCAAGGGTAAGGTTGCATACATCGGACCCTGCTCAAACCCTGCAGTGGCTGAAGCCTCGTGCACTAAGATGCCCTACTTTTTATTACTCTATGAtaacattattattattttgatcagTCACGTGCTGGCTACATCAGCCTGATATTATGGATTATGGATTCAATCTGTTGTTCCAAGTTTCCAGCATTTACTATTATCCATTAAAGATTCATTGGTGAACAAACAGGATAAATTCTGGTAGTTGAGCATGTTCATGGGTATTTtagaatatttgatattattgctgCACCAAGGGGAAGAAAGTTTTGGTGCTGTATCTTATGCTACATCAGTTCCTTTCAAATAGATTATCCCCTTTTCCCTACAAGTTTTCAATCAATCTCTCTATTATCTTCAGGAGGTTCCTGTACATCAGACATTCTACAAGCAATACCCATTCTAAAGAAAGCATATGGAAACAGCATGCGTAAAGTTTTGCATGTAGGCCCTGAGACCTGTAAAGTGGTTGCTAAGTTGTTGAAAGAAGATGACATTGAAGCCTGGGGTGTGGAACCTTATGACTTGGAGGATGTCGATAGTATCTGCAAGACCCTTGTGCACAAAGGCTTTGTCCGTTTAGCTGATATCAAGTTTCCTCTACCATACAGACCAAAATCATTTTCCCTTGTCATAGTGTCAGATGCGCTGGATTACTTATCTCCGAAGTATCTTAACGCAACCCTTCCAGATTTGGCAAGGGTATCTGCAGATGGTCTTGTTATATTTGCTGGTATGTATGCAATCCATTGACATCTTTTTTCATTAGAGCAATTCATATCTTTCCAACTTTTCTAAGTTAATTTACAGCAATTCACATATGAAACATTATCTTTTTTGTATAGAACCAAGATCAGTGAGTTAAAATAAGAGATCTAAAAACTGTTCATTTTGGAGGATTTGGCTTGGACAGGAATTGATGGCAAATCTGAATCAATTATATAAGCAGAAGTAGAatgatgagaaaaactttctgttCATATTTCATGCATCAAGACTAACTCCTATGGCTCTAATTTAGTGTTCTTATTACCAGCATAGGCTTGTCTTTGGTGCTTTGTATTGCCATGTTTTTGAATTGTTAAACTGGGACAGAAAATGTTTGGACCACTATCTAAAAATTACAATATAGGGCCACCAACCTTTGCGAGGTTGTCCTTCACACCACAATTTAACATGTTAGAGGACGCGTGGTCATGAAAAGGGTTGCTTTGACTAGGGCTTCCTGCTTCTTGTAGTAATGAAGGCAGAGAAAGATTCATTGAATAGATCCCATATAAATAGTCCTTACTACTTGTTGGCTGTTGATTATGGTTATGGCCCATTTACAGGAAGTATCACATTCCTGATGGAAGGATTTTATTCTGCTTTTTTGGTTTTAAGTACCCAATTTATTACACTTAAGGAATGGGTGATTTTTGACCTATTACACACTTTTAGATGATTCGCTTTTTGGAACCACCAGAGCTTCTTTAAATGTCTTGGCACTTGGTCAATGAAGAAGATCAATACACTTGGGGCAAAGGACATGCACACACAAACATTTGCACATTTTGTTAGTAGATTGAGAACCCATCCATGCGCAGAAATTTTAAAAGGTGGCTTTTGTTAAATAGCATGCTTATTCATGCCTCCTTGTTCATGTTATGGTTCGAAAACAGGTGTGTGAGTGTGCAGGTGTGCTTGTGTATGCAAAGATTGAAAATCCAGCTATGCACACAAACACTTCATACAATTTTTTAGCTTGCATGGATTTGTTAAAAAGATGgtttctttttttgattttcagGTTTATATATGCCTTGTTTTTCATGCTACAGTTCAAAACTACATATTTGTGGGTGTGCCTGCATGTTTGGTCGTTTAACTGGCAAAGTGACGATTGACTTCTATTATTTTCAAGATGCATTAATTGCATCTGAGGTGTGTGTATGCATGTGCATATCACATACATATGTGTACCTTCAGTTCAAATATAAGATAGGCCAATTGCATTGAAAACCtacatcataaaaatatgattcaccatatttataatatttagaaatggAAAGAATCATTGTTTTTGAGAGTTCCAACCTATGCAGCAGCTTGATGCGTATTGCTGTGCTATTAAGTGGACATGAATTGCGGAGCCATGCCTTATGTTGGTATATTTGTTGTGAGCAGTTAGTTTGGATCTGTCATCTCCCTAAAGAGTAGCATATTTGCTAGTTTGCTGATTAGAGAGAGTAAATGAGCTTTTTGATCTGCCATGGGTTTTCTATTTATATCCTGAAGTGCATGATATTGTTTTCTGTTTATGGTCATATAGTTTGTTTAGTTGCACATATCATATTGAGATGTGTTGCCATGCTTGGGAGTTCTCTGTCTCCCCTTCTCCATTTGTGTTTCTCAAAGAGGTTTATATCATTCTTCATCTAGATTTATACCTTTGATATTATTTATCAACACAAAGGCTACTGGTCATCACCTTTTTCAAGAAGCAAAAAACTTATTAAAACATTTAAGTGATAGCTTTATTAGCGTGCTTATTCTTTCAAGATCAGAGAGGTTtatgcgaatatccaaatttTTACCCTTTCACTTGGCATTGGCATTTTGAAAGTAACTATTCTTTGTTTTAAAAGTTCGTGAACCTTGTCCGGCCTTATCACCAAGCTTCATTATTTGCAAACCAGTGTAAATCTTACATTGTGTACTTTTTCCATATTTGGGAACATTTGGGAGCATTGGGTGAACATTCTTTTGAGAGGATGCAGGGAGATACATGCTTCAGTTGACTCATGGCGACTTATGTTTTAAGAGCTGTAGCTTGATGAATATCTTGAAGTGTTGGCATAGCATACTTTGATTAAATCGACAATGTATCAGGGAATTCTGAGTTCAGTTCATTCTCGTGTCCCTCTAGGTTTTCTTTGATAGAAAGGATTAGATATTCATCCTTTATCTCATTTCTTTTCATTCCGTTTGCAGGCTATCCAGGTCAGCAGAGAGCTAAGGTTTCTGAGCTGTCAAAATTTGGAAGGCCGGTATGTATATTGATTGATCCATCTTTTTGCCATTAATATGCATGACTAACATAATAGTTAGGTGTTCCAACCTGTAGATCTAGATGGTGCTGTTAAGACActgtttttattttctaaatatatcTTTAATTCCTGTCTAGTATGAATCACTTTTTAACTTCCTTCTCAATAGGCTTGTGCACTACCGTGCTGAATGTGAATTTCATAATGCCATTGTGTATTCTGTTGTTAAAAGTCCTGTATCACTTCCAGCTACATTATTTTCATAATTACCTCTATGCTTGTGTCATATTGTAACA
Proteins encoded in this region:
- the LOC105052176 gene encoding probable pectin methylesterase CGR2, whose protein sequence is MAARRAANPSRRLADGGSVPLVSSLHQKSRTPPLLSIGLVIVGAFLLIGYSYRDSGRFASEREAISRDEGGSCTSDILQAIPILKKAYGNSMRKVLHVGPETCKVVAKLLKEDDIEAWGVEPYDLEDVDSICKTLVHKGFVRLADIKFPLPYRPKSFSLVIVSDALDYLSPKYLNATLPDLARVSADGLVIFAGYPGQQRAKVSELSKFGRPAKLRSSSWWIRYFVQTGVEENESIMKKFEQAATKRSYKPSCQIFHLSS